The following proteins are co-located in the Primulina tabacum isolate GXHZ01 chromosome 11, ASM2559414v2, whole genome shotgun sequence genome:
- the LOC142518627 gene encoding fasciclin-like arabinogalactan protein 2: MKQRIFISGLLPLLLLLLSSAADGHNITHILAGHPDCSTFSHYLTVTHLAAEINRRRTITVCAVDNAAMNDLLSKHFSLDTIKNILSLHVFADYFGAKKLHQVAKGSTTTSSLFQATGEAAGTSGYVNITDMKGGKVGFTPVDSGTDNQPMATFLKSILEEPYVISVIQISHVLSSPEAEAPTGSPTDLNVTSIMANQGCKAFSDLIIAHGDEDTFTQNLETGLTIFCPEDEALNSFMPRFKNLTDDDKTSLILYHAISLYNSLGMLRAGNGLMNTLATEGVKKFDFTIQNDGDDIKIETKVVTATISGTLIDRDPLAVFKVDKVLLPTELFKAAPASPAPKPSKSKKASDSNAEAPEPSDDDTATADEDSSNDGGRIISGGWFMSLCVALLVGILTAVF, from the coding sequence ATGAAGCAAAGAATTTTCATCTCCGGCCTCCTCccactcctcctcctcctcctctccTCCGCCGCCGATGGGCACAACATCACCCACATACTCGCCGGCCACCCGGACTGCTCCACCTTCAGCCACTACCTCACCGTTACACATTTAGCCGCAGAGATCAACCGCCGCCGCACCATCACCGTTTGTGCTGTCGACAATGCCGCCATGAATGACCTCCTTTCCAAGCATTTCTCCCTCGACACCATAAAGAACATCCTCTCCCTCCACGTATTCGCCGACTACTTCGGGGCCAAGAAGCTCCACCAGGTCGCTAAGGGCTCCACCACCACATCCTCCCTGTTCCAGGCCACTGGCGAGGCTGCTGGGACCTCCGGTTACGTCAACATCACCGACATGAAAGGAGGGAAAGTGGGCTTCACGCCTGTCGACAGCGGCACTGATAATCAGCCGATGGCGACCTTCCTCAAGTCCATTTTAGAAGAACCTTACGTAATCTCAGTGATTCAAATCAGCCACGTCCTGTCGTCGCCGGAAGCCGAAGCTCCGACGGGATCTCCCACGGATTTAAACGTAACATCTATAATGGCAAATCAAGGATGCAAGGCGTTCTCTGATTTGATCATCGCGCATGGCGATGAAGACACTTTCACTCAAAATCTGGAAACAGGGTTAACGATCTTCTGTCCCGAAGACGAAGCCCTGAACTCGTTCATGCCGAGGTTCAAGAACCTGACCGACGATGATAAAACTTCACTGATCCTGTACCACGCCATTTCCTTGTACAATTCGCTCGGAATGCTCAGAGCCGGCAATGGATTGATGAACACTCTCGCCACCGAAGGAGTCAAAAAGTTCGATTTCACCATACAAAACGACGGAGACGACATCAAGATCGAGACTAAGGTCGTCACGGCTACGATCTCCGGAACCTTGATCGACAGAGATCCGCTGGCGGTTTTCAAGGTCGATAAGGTTCTGCTGCCGACGGAGCTGTTCAAGGCAGCGCCGGCTTCTCCAGCACCGAAACCATCGAAATCAAAGAAAGCGTCGGATTCCAATGCCGAAGCTCCGGAGCCCTCCGACGATGACACGGCGACGGCGGATGAAGATTCGAGCAACGACGGAGGTAGAATCATCAGTGGCGGCTGGTTTATGAGTCTGTGTGTTGCTTTGTTGGTGGGAATTTTGACTGCTGTTTTCTAA